In one window of Deinococcus detaillensis DNA:
- a CDS encoding glycine--tRNA ligase yields the protein MPATSMEELVSLCKRRGFIFQGSEIYGGLQGFYDYGPLGVELKNNIKAAWWRSNVYERDDMEGLDSSIIMHRLVLRHSGHEATFSDPMVDNKKNNKRYRLDHLVKDQKADVQAKVAAHMGVDPENFPALVAALNAEPAKASEALRTSGVRDAFSGEIGDWTEPKPFNMMFKTTIGPVADEESYGYLRPETAQGIFTNFKNVVDSTSRRLPFGIAQIGKAFRNEITPRNFIFRVRELEQMEIEFFCTPGTDEDWHAHWLEKRLSWWEAQGVPRSKIEILDVPKEDLAHYSKRTYDLMYDYPTLGYEEIEGIANRSDYDLGSHTKSQSELNLVARVSENNDSIAKLTIPHPETNKPVVPFVIEPSAGVDRALLAVLSEAFTKETLENGNERIVLKFKPHLAPIKVAVIPLARNKPELVELARQIKNDLQKLGLGRILLEDSGNIGKAYRRHDEVGTPYCITVDFDTLGQSNEDSDVSLKDTVTVRDRDTLQQERLKISELAEWIQAKLK from the coding sequence ATGCCCGCAACCTCAATGGAAGAACTGGTCAGCTTGTGCAAACGCCGGGGCTTTATTTTTCAAGGCTCAGAAATCTACGGCGGCCTGCAAGGCTTTTATGATTACGGCCCGCTCGGCGTAGAACTCAAGAACAACATCAAGGCGGCGTGGTGGAGAAGCAACGTCTACGAGCGCGACGACATGGAGGGCCTGGATTCCAGCATAATCATGCACCGCTTGGTGCTGCGCCACTCCGGCCACGAGGCCACCTTTTCCGACCCGATGGTCGACAACAAAAAGAACAACAAGCGCTACCGCCTCGACCACCTCGTCAAAGATCAGAAAGCCGACGTGCAGGCAAAGGTCGCCGCGCACATGGGCGTAGACCCCGAGAACTTCCCCGCACTGGTCGCCGCACTGAACGCAGAACCTGCCAAGGCCAGCGAAGCCCTGCGCACATCAGGCGTGCGAGACGCTTTCTCCGGTGAAATCGGTGACTGGACCGAACCCAAGCCCTTTAACATGATGTTCAAAACCACCATCGGGCCGGTGGCCGACGAGGAAAGCTACGGCTACCTGCGCCCCGAAACCGCACAGGGCATTTTTACCAACTTCAAAAACGTGGTGGACTCCACCTCGCGCCGCTTGCCGTTCGGGATTGCCCAGATCGGTAAAGCCTTCAGAAACGAAATCACGCCGCGCAACTTTATCTTCCGGGTGCGCGAACTCGAACAAATGGAGATAGAATTCTTCTGTACCCCCGGCACCGATGAAGACTGGCACGCGCATTGGCTCGAAAAACGCTTGAGTTGGTGGGAAGCGCAGGGTGTGCCGCGCAGCAAAATTGAGATTCTGGACGTGCCCAAAGAAGACTTGGCTCACTACTCCAAGCGCACTTATGACTTGATGTACGATTATCCCACGTTGGGCTATGAAGAGATCGAGGGCATTGCTAATCGCTCCGATTATGATTTGGGCAGCCACACCAAATCACAGTCTGAACTGAATTTGGTGGCGCGTGTCTCCGAGAACAACGACAGCATCGCCAAACTGACCATTCCCCACCCCGAAACCAACAAGCCTGTCGTGCCATTTGTGATTGAGCCGTCAGCAGGCGTTGACCGGGCACTCTTAGCCGTGTTGAGCGAAGCTTTCACCAAAGAAACGCTTGAGAATGGCAATGAACGCATCGTGCTCAAGTTTAAGCCGCACCTTGCGCCGATTAAAGTGGCGGTCATTCCGCTGGCCCGTAACAAACCCGAACTGGTCGAACTGGCCCGCCAGATTAAAAACGACTTGCAAAAATTGGGCCTGGGCCGGATTCTTCTTGAAGACAGCGGCAATATCGGTAAGGCTTACCGCCGCCACGATGAAGTCGGCACGCCGTACTGCATCACCGTGGACTTCGATACCCTAGGCCAAAGCAACGAAGATTCGGATGTTAGCTTGAAAGATACCGTAACCGTGCGTGACCGCGACACCTTGCAGCAAGAACGGCTCAAGATCAGTGAGTTGGCAGAATGGATCCAGGCAAAGCTGAAATAA